Within the Glycine max cultivar Williams 82 chromosome 12, Glycine_max_v4.0, whole genome shotgun sequence genome, the region ATCTATTTTATGTTTAGTATCGAATccaattttattgtattttacaaTCGAAATTTCTATAATAGAACTCTCTATTATAGAAAAATGAAATCTGAAAAAAACAGTGTCATAACCATAATATTCGAATTTATTGGGGGGTTGAAAAAACAAAGTCAAATAGTCTTCCTGACAATATCCATACTCGAGTTTATTTGTATTACGTTACAAGTAACTCTTTAAATATAGTATAAAAAGACTATACAGAACCAAAGatcttttcataatttttttattctattatacTGATATTATACTGAAtagaattacataaattatcaacaaaaaaattgagttatttTTATGAGTTTAATATGTTGATAAATATGCGGGACTAGAAATTCATTTCGGACAATTGAACCTTCTCAAATTGTTTCTTcttaagaactaaaaagattTGTGCTAAAATAATAGATGCGAAGAAGAACAAGAGACCTTGGACACGTAACGGATCTTGAAGTACTATTTCCGCATCCCCCTGACCAAATCCACCCACATTTGGATTACTTGTTAATGGCTGATCAAGTTTGATAGATTCACCTTCTGAAACAAGAAGTTCTGGTCCTGGAGGTATAATATCAATCACTTCACGCCCATCCAATGCATCCACTATAGTTATTTCGTAtccccctttttcttttcgtatgattttttttaccataccCGCTGCTGTAGCATTATACACATTATTATTACTCTTGCTCCCGTCAAGATAAATCTGACCCCTTCCCCTGTTCCCACCTACGTATATAGGATATTTTAAGAAATGAACATCTCTCTTAGTAGTGGGATCCGGGGAAAGAATAGGAAAGgttatttctttatatttttgacCAGGAACAGGGCCTACcacaagaatatttttttttgtaggacGATAGTTTTGAAAAGACAGATTGCCTATCTTCTCTTTAATCTCAGGCGAAATACGATCGGGGGGTGCCAATTCAAAACCTTCCGGTAAAATAAGAACAGCCCCCACATTCAAAGCTCCCTTTTTACCATTAGCAAGAACTTGTTTCACTTGCATATCATAAGGAATTCGAACAACTGCTTCAAATACAGTATCAGGAAGTACCGCTTGTGGAACCTCAATATCCACGGGCTTATTAGCTAAATGGCAATTGGCACAGACAATACGACCGGTTGCTTCTCGGGGATTTTCATAACCCTGCTGTGCAAAAATTGGATATGCGTTTGAAATGGGTGCtcgaattattatatatatcatgaTCGATATGGAAATGGATCGAGTAATCCCTTCCTTTATACAAGAAAAAGCATTTCTAGTTTGCATGGTCTAATCATTGATCCTGAAAATTTCTACAATAAGATTAGGTAGGTCACTCGCATAGTTCCCTATCCAAGTCGGGGAACCCCTTTTTTCATTTAAGGGGGttaaaaagaagggaaaaagcaaagttattttctttttagctaaaaaactttaaattaaaatttgataagtGAATCATTTTGTCAGTCAATCATTCATTGAATGATAAATCACTACAAGTGATGGAGATACGCGATTTAAATAACGAAAAatccaatattttaaaattgtatctAAAATGACTGGAAAAGTGGAAACAAGACCAGatataatttgatcattttgaGCAAATCCAAAATCTTTATAGACGAAACTAATCACTAGTTCCCAACCATGGGATGCCTACTCACATAGGCCATGATTCTTAAGCTAGT harbors:
- the LOC121173225 gene encoding cytochrome f-like, with product MQTRNAFSCIKEGITRSISISIMIYIIIRAPISNAYPIFAQQGYENPREATGRIVCANCHLANKPVDIEVPQAVLPDTVFEAVVRIPYDMQVKQVLANGKKGALNVGAVLILPEGFELAPPDRISPEIKEKIGNLSFQNYRPTKKNILVVGPVPGQKYKEITFPILSPDPTTKRDVHFLKYPIYVGGNRGRGQIYLDGSKSNNNVYNATAAGMVKKIIRKEKGGYEITIVDALDGREVIDIIPPGPELLVSEGESIKLDQPLTSNPNVGGFGQGDAEIVLQDPLRVQGLLFFFASIILAQIFLVLKKKQFEKVQLSEMNF